One Turneriella parva DSM 21527 genomic region harbors:
- the fliE gene encoding flagellar hook-basal body complex protein FliE produces MLPITENFFHQNNVTGDFVSLKTSDARHNNGRAVKVLGEDPAKNFSDALVMALEKVNEQQVSAETLGQKVVSDPKGVEAHTLMIQAEKARMSLTLVKNIADLAVRTYRELSNLR; encoded by the coding sequence ATGTTACCAATTACCGAAAACTTCTTTCATCAGAATAACGTCACGGGTGATTTCGTTTCGCTCAAAACTTCTGACGCGCGCCACAACAATGGCCGCGCTGTGAAGGTCTTGGGCGAAGACCCCGCGAAGAACTTCAGCGATGCGCTCGTGATGGCGCTCGAAAAAGTCAACGAGCAGCAGGTGAGCGCCGAAACGCTCGGCCAAAAAGTTGTGTCTGACCCAAAAGGGGTCGAGGCACACACGCTGATGATTCAGGCAGAAAAAGCGCGCATGTCGCTGACATTGGTCAAAAACATCGCCGACCTGGCAGTGCGCACGTACCGCGAACTCTCTAACCTAAGGTAA
- the flgC gene encoding flagellar basal body rod protein FlgC: MFEAVNIASTGLTAQRLKMDVISNNIANASTTRTNEGDGPYRKRRVVMQPVNTRTRWKSPVYPFGLRAGDGEGVRVLKIERDETSPVRLVFDPSHPDAVKVGPKKGYVEYPNVDIVSEMVDMIAASRSYEANSQVIQGAKSMFQSALQIGRA, translated from the coding sequence ATGTTTGAAGCAGTCAATATCGCCTCCACAGGTCTTACGGCGCAGCGCCTGAAGATGGATGTCATCTCGAACAACATCGCGAACGCCTCAACGACGCGCACCAACGAGGGCGACGGCCCTTACCGCAAGCGCCGCGTCGTGATGCAGCCGGTCAATACGCGCACCCGCTGGAAATCTCCCGTGTATCCTTTTGGGTTGCGCGCGGGTGATGGCGAGGGCGTGCGTGTACTCAAGATCGAGCGCGACGAAACGTCGCCCGTCAGGCTCGTTTTTGATCCTTCTCACCCCGACGCAGTCAAGGTCGGCCCCAAGAAAGGTTACGTCGAATACCCGAATGTCGATATCGTGTCTGAAATGGTCGACATGATCGCGGCGAGCCGCAGCTACGAGGCGAACTCGCAGGTGATTCAGGGCGCGAAGTCAATGTTTCAGAGCGCGTTGCAGATAGGCAGAGCATAA
- a CDS encoding circularly permuted type 2 ATP-grasp protein, with amino-acid sequence MDLKSYQVDAFHDEMFVVGGKPRTHAQALSQKLSQMTMAELQECRQTAETALRSLGITFSVYGEDGAEERIMPFDVIPRILAGEEWAQLEAGLTQRITALNLFLEDIYHDQKIIKDGIIPADVIFSSKGFLKECMGFSPPKKIWCHITGTDIIRDRHGSLLVLEDNLRCPSGVSYVLENRELMKGIMPELFATGQIRPVADYPYHLRQLMQFVSGKDNPRMALLTPGIYNSAYFEHSFLARQMGIELVEGRDLTVQNNRLMMRTTKGLQQIDVMYRRVDDTFLDPTVFNPDSVLGAAGMFAAYRAGNLALVNAPGTGVADDKVVYAYVPDMVKYYLGEEMWLKNVETYLCWRDDDRKYVLANIEKLVVKAANEAGGYGMLVGPHSTKAEQEDFKKRIEANPRNYIAQPTISLSRTPTLVGDKLEGRHVDLRPYILYGETISILPGGLTRVALKKGSLVVNSSQGGGSKDTWVVR; translated from the coding sequence ATGGATCTGAAATCTTACCAGGTCGATGCTTTTCACGACGAGATGTTTGTTGTAGGCGGCAAACCGCGCACGCACGCGCAGGCGCTGTCTCAAAAACTGAGCCAAATGACGATGGCCGAACTGCAAGAATGTCGGCAGACTGCTGAGACAGCGCTGCGTAGTCTCGGCATCACGTTCAGCGTCTATGGCGAAGACGGCGCCGAAGAGCGCATTATGCCATTTGATGTGATACCCCGCATTCTCGCCGGCGAAGAATGGGCGCAACTCGAAGCGGGTTTGACGCAGCGCATAACAGCGCTCAATCTTTTTCTCGAAGATATCTACCACGACCAGAAGATTATCAAAGACGGTATAATACCGGCCGACGTGATTTTTTCGAGCAAGGGTTTTCTCAAAGAGTGTATGGGGTTTTCGCCGCCCAAAAAAATCTGGTGCCATATCACCGGCACCGACATTATTCGCGACCGGCATGGCAGCCTGCTCGTGCTCGAAGACAACCTGCGCTGCCCTTCGGGGGTCAGCTATGTGCTAGAGAACCGCGAACTCATGAAGGGTATAATGCCCGAACTGTTTGCGACAGGCCAGATTCGACCGGTCGCCGATTACCCATACCATTTGCGCCAGCTGATGCAATTTGTTTCAGGTAAGGATAACCCCCGCATGGCGCTCTTGACGCCTGGCATCTATAATTCCGCCTATTTTGAACATTCATTTTTAGCCCGGCAGATGGGCATCGAACTCGTCGAAGGCCGCGATCTGACGGTACAAAATAACCGGCTGATGATGCGCACGACCAAAGGTCTGCAGCAGATCGATGTCATGTACCGCCGCGTCGACGACACGTTTCTCGACCCGACGGTCTTTAACCCTGACTCTGTGCTCGGGGCGGCGGGAATGTTCGCGGCGTACCGCGCGGGTAACCTTGCGCTCGTCAATGCGCCGGGCACGGGTGTTGCCGACGATAAGGTCGTCTATGCATATGTACCCGATATGGTGAAATATTATCTCGGCGAAGAAATGTGGCTCAAGAATGTCGAGACGTACCTCTGCTGGCGCGACGACGACCGCAAGTATGTGCTCGCCAACATTGAGAAGCTGGTCGTCAAAGCCGCCAACGAAGCCGGCGGCTATGGTATGCTTGTCGGGCCCCATTCGACCAAAGCTGAGCAAGAAGATTTCAAGAAGCGCATTGAAGCGAACCCGCGCAACTATATCGCGCAACCGACGATTTCGCTGTCGCGTACCCCGACGCTGGTCGGCGATAAGCTCGAAGGCCGCCACGTCGACTTGCGGCCATATATTCTTTATGGAGAGACAATTTCGATTCTGCCGGGCGGGCTTACGCGCGTAGCGCTTAAGAAAGGTTCGCTGGTCGTCAATTCATCGCAGGGCGGGGGAAGCAAAGATACATGGGTGGTAAGGTAA
- a CDS encoding alpha-E domain-containing protein produces MLSRVAENIFWLNRYLERADNYARFIDVNLNINLEMPPSYAGQWQPLIDTTGDSEQYKELYGEATAENVMRFLSTDKRNPNSILSCLNLARENARIVRENISTEMWEVVNTLYLWVQNFQAHAGDLRKNHSPTELIRFYKEISRNMMLFTGAMEDTIAHAEAWHFGRMGRFLERAEKTCRILDMKYFILLPKVTDVGTSLDQLQWAALLKSTSGLQVYRRQHGSIDPKKIAEFLVLDREFPRAVRYCLIWINHSLHELTGTQAYSYNNIAEKRTGVLLSELDYKEFPEILAYGLHEYMDHLQLHCNGVGDAIATTFFTPGE; encoded by the coding sequence ATGTTAAGCCGCGTAGCGGAGAATATTTTCTGGCTCAACCGCTACCTTGAGCGGGCCGATAACTATGCGCGCTTCATCGACGTCAATCTTAACATCAATCTCGAAATGCCGCCGAGTTATGCGGGGCAGTGGCAGCCCCTCATTGACACAACCGGCGACAGCGAGCAGTACAAAGAACTTTATGGCGAAGCAACGGCTGAAAACGTCATGCGGTTCTTGTCGACCGATAAGCGCAACCCCAATTCGATATTGTCATGCCTGAATCTTGCCAGGGAAAATGCCCGCATTGTGCGTGAGAATATTTCGACCGAAATGTGGGAGGTAGTAAACACTCTCTATCTTTGGGTTCAGAACTTTCAGGCTCATGCCGGCGATCTGCGCAAAAACCATTCGCCGACAGAGTTAATCCGCTTCTACAAAGAGATCAGCCGCAACATGATGCTCTTCACCGGCGCAATGGAAGATACGATCGCGCACGCCGAAGCCTGGCATTTCGGGCGCATGGGCCGGTTTCTCGAGCGCGCCGAAAAAACCTGCCGCATTCTCGACATGAAGTATTTTATACTGCTGCCGAAAGTGACCGATGTCGGCACTTCGCTCGACCAGTTGCAGTGGGCTGCGCTCTTAAAGTCGACAAGTGGGCTGCAGGTTTACCGCCGCCAGCACGGTTCTATCGACCCCAAAAAGATCGCCGAATTTCTCGTGCTCGACCGCGAGTTTCCCCGGGCGGTGCGGTATTGCCTCATTTGGATCAACCACTCGCTGCATGAGCTGACCGGTACGCAGGCCTATTCGTACAACAATATCGCCGAGAAGCGGACGGGGGTGCTGCTGTCTGAACTCGATTATAAAGAGTTTCCCGAAATTCTCGCCTATGGTCTGCACGAGTACATGGATCACCTGCAGCTGCACTGCAACGGCGTCGGCGACGCAATCGCCACGACTTTTTTCACCCCCGGCGAATAA
- a CDS encoding type II toxin-antitoxin system VapC family toxin, whose translation MIGARKLTIDASVYLAALEKGEGGVNEARVFLRQVLSEGYEVYLPRLFLLELIVTLRAMLNVKSVYSTLARQWAIADNVRWLDADSQFTRAACELADQGDLRVSDAIYAVTARLSGGVLVSLDPAMLERVGSHVSVFTPASFIGQKTSTTAEDTENPSGDLPQ comes from the coding sequence ATGATCGGCGCGCGCAAGCTCACGATTGATGCCAGCGTCTATCTGGCAGCGCTCGAGAAGGGCGAGGGCGGCGTGAACGAAGCGCGTGTTTTTCTGCGCCAGGTGCTGTCAGAGGGCTACGAGGTCTATCTGCCGCGCCTCTTTTTGCTTGAATTGATCGTGACGCTGCGTGCGATGCTCAACGTAAAGTCGGTCTACAGCACGCTCGCGCGCCAATGGGCGATCGCCGACAACGTGCGTTGGCTCGATGCCGACAGCCAGTTCACGCGCGCTGCGTGCGAGCTGGCCGACCAAGGCGACTTGCGCGTTTCTGACGCAATCTACGCGGTCACTGCCCGCCTCAGCGGTGGCGTGCTGGTGAGTCTTGACCCGGCGATGCTCGAGCGGGTTGGCTCGCATGTGTCTGTGTTCACGCCAGCCAGTTTTATTGGTCAGAAGACCTCGACGACCGCTGAAGATACAGAAAATCCCTCGGGAGATCTGCCGCAATGA
- the fliF gene encoding flagellar basal-body MS-ring/collar protein FliF, translated as MPPFVKNLLDRVKALSGKLDTTKKIILGSAVAVVIVALAIIGNVSSEKSSVVLFKGMETKDFASVTAKLGEMGFHYTSSGTDTIYISPDKKNAAMVALAQENLIPQGVHGWELFDIDKWSETQFEKDIKKQRALSGAIAQTLQNVKGVEKAQVNLAFPAEELFQEKSEPVTAAVLLDYKPGVEKLTVKEIRGIENLVSRSVPGLKKEHITIAGPDGESLNEPENDSDREKSELKNVEAKLRIQESQRTKLLVDIRKSLTKFYGEGVYGDRFDVVRLETKLRWDKEELEKNEVEPVVMTPDDPRTPYSERVVKDSLEVSSKSTEEVFEGNGFTPEGPAGTEPNIPPGYKDRDYQKAKYTKKEDIKNNKFNETHRKIKKQPWELERVNLAVLLDGKWERLGIKADQSGYERKYLGVTDEELLKVTDVLKKSIGFDIARGDMISVKHLQIDRSKQFEAEDEELRAQIARRKLLIGILITLIALAIAYVAYIFIKREIERRRRLREEELAARQAMMRDAALRAIEEEGVEVELSIEEQARRAMIENAINLAKERPDDVVQLLRTWLSED; from the coding sequence ATGCCACCGTTTGTAAAAAATCTGCTCGATAGAGTCAAGGCGCTGAGCGGCAAGCTCGACACCACCAAGAAGATCATTCTGGGGTCGGCGGTCGCGGTCGTGATTGTGGCGCTCGCGATCATCGGCAATGTCTCATCGGAAAAGTCGAGCGTCGTGCTCTTTAAGGGCATGGAAACGAAAGACTTTGCATCGGTGACGGCCAAGCTCGGTGAAATGGGTTTTCATTACACCAGTTCAGGCACTGACACGATCTATATCTCACCCGACAAAAAGAATGCGGCAATGGTGGCGTTGGCGCAAGAGAACCTGATTCCGCAGGGTGTGCATGGGTGGGAGCTCTTCGATATCGACAAGTGGTCTGAGACGCAGTTCGAAAAAGACATCAAGAAGCAGCGCGCGCTCTCTGGCGCCATTGCGCAGACGCTGCAGAATGTTAAGGGTGTAGAAAAAGCCCAGGTGAATCTGGCGTTTCCCGCCGAAGAGCTTTTTCAAGAGAAGTCAGAGCCGGTCACGGCCGCCGTTTTACTCGATTACAAACCGGGGGTAGAAAAGCTTACAGTGAAAGAAATCAGGGGTATAGAAAACCTCGTTTCGCGCTCCGTGCCTGGTCTCAAGAAAGAGCATATCACGATTGCAGGCCCCGACGGCGAGAGCCTGAATGAGCCTGAAAATGATTCTGATCGTGAGAAGAGCGAGCTGAAGAATGTCGAGGCGAAATTGCGCATTCAGGAAAGCCAGCGCACAAAGCTTCTGGTCGATATTCGCAAATCTCTGACGAAATTTTACGGCGAGGGTGTCTACGGCGACCGCTTTGATGTGGTGCGCCTCGAAACCAAGCTGCGCTGGGACAAAGAAGAACTCGAAAAAAATGAAGTAGAGCCGGTCGTTATGACACCTGACGACCCGCGTACACCGTATTCTGAGCGCGTTGTCAAAGATTCGCTCGAGGTTTCTTCGAAATCTACGGAAGAAGTCTTTGAGGGCAATGGCTTCACCCCAGAAGGCCCTGCAGGCACAGAGCCGAATATTCCCCCGGGATACAAAGACCGTGACTACCAGAAGGCGAAGTACACCAAAAAAGAAGACATCAAGAACAACAAGTTCAACGAGACGCACCGCAAGATCAAAAAGCAACCGTGGGAACTCGAGCGCGTGAACCTCGCGGTGCTGCTCGACGGCAAGTGGGAGCGTCTCGGCATCAAGGCCGACCAGTCGGGCTATGAGCGCAAGTACCTGGGCGTAACCGACGAAGAGTTGCTCAAAGTCACCGACGTTCTGAAAAAATCGATTGGTTTTGATATTGCGCGCGGCGACATGATCTCTGTCAAGCATCTGCAGATCGACCGCAGCAAGCAGTTTGAAGCTGAAGATGAAGAGCTGCGCGCGCAGATCGCCCGCCGCAAACTTCTAATCGGCATCTTGATTACGCTCATTGCACTGGCGATTGCCTACGTGGCATACATCTTTATCAAGCGCGAAATCGAGCGCCGCCGCCGTCTGCGCGAAGAAGAGCTTGCTGCCCGCCAGGCGATGATGCGAGATGCTGCTTTACGCGCTATTGAAGAAGAGGGCGTAGAGGTTGAACTCTCGATCGAAGAACAGGCTCGACGCGCAATGATAGAGAATGCGATTAACCTTGCGAAAGAACGGCCAGACGACGTGGTGCAGCTGCTGAGAACCTGGCTTTCAGAGGATTAA
- the flgB gene encoding flagellar basal body rod protein FlgB, which yields MITENGLWGRTQYLLEKGMDVAQMRHKVFADNIANADTPHFKRSEVGFEAELRRTLEIEKHVEENSIPARMTDERHIPFFRTRDIRDVQVRQHIDYNSTMRNDGNNVDPEHEVAEQTKNMMTYQALTTLMNHNFRTINIVNRVA from the coding sequence ATGATAACCGAAAACGGACTCTGGGGTCGCACACAATACCTGCTCGAAAAGGGCATGGACGTCGCGCAGATGAGACATAAGGTCTTTGCCGACAATATTGCCAATGCCGACACGCCGCACTTTAAGCGCAGCGAAGTCGGTTTTGAGGCCGAGCTGCGCCGCACGCTCGAAATCGAAAAGCACGTCGAAGAAAATTCGATTCCTGCGCGCATGACTGATGAGCGCCACATTCCCTTCTTTCGCACCCGCGATATACGCGATGTGCAGGTTCGGCAGCATATCGACTACAACTCAACCATGCGAAACGACGGCAATAACGTCGACCCCGAGCACGAAGTCGCCGAGCAGACGAAGAACATGATGACCTACCAGGCGCTTACGACGCTGATGAACCATAATTTCAGAACGATCAATATCGTGAACAGGGTGGCATAA
- the fliG gene encoding flagellar motor switch protein FliG: MSTAAKTEYSGKQKAAIFLLTVGPDVASDIMKRLSEAEVDTLTYEIARLDKIRPEDKEKVLQEFQELMMAQEFISRGGIDQARAILEKALGTQKAIDIVNRLTSSLQVRPFDFVRRQDPAQLLNFIQNEHPQTIALILSYLDAPKSALIMSSLPHQIQADVTRRIAKMDRTSPEVLREVERVLERKLSTLSNEDYTMAGGVDVVVEVLNNVDRSTEKSIIEALEEEDPELAEEIKKKMFVFEDIVLLDDKAIQKVLRELDNQDLAKALKAVDTEVQEKIFRNMSKRAAALLREDMEFMGPIRLKDVEEAQQKIVNIIRKLEEDGEIVVARAGEDELVT; this comes from the coding sequence ATGAGTACAGCGGCCAAAACAGAGTACAGCGGCAAACAGAAGGCCGCTATCTTCTTGCTCACCGTCGGGCCAGACGTCGCTTCAGATATCATGAAGCGGCTCTCTGAGGCCGAGGTGGATACGCTTACCTACGAGATTGCACGTCTCGACAAGATTCGCCCTGAAGACAAAGAGAAGGTATTACAAGAATTTCAAGAGCTGATGATGGCTCAGGAATTCATCTCGCGTGGCGGTATCGACCAGGCCAGGGCAATTCTTGAAAAAGCGCTCGGTACGCAAAAGGCGATCGACATTGTCAATCGACTGACCTCTTCACTGCAGGTTCGTCCGTTTGACTTTGTGCGCCGCCAAGACCCGGCACAGCTTCTGAACTTTATTCAGAATGAACACCCGCAGACAATTGCGCTTATTCTCTCTTACCTCGACGCGCCCAAGTCAGCGCTGATCATGAGCTCGTTGCCGCACCAGATTCAGGCAGACGTGACGCGCCGCATCGCCAAGATGGACCGCACGTCACCCGAGGTTCTGCGCGAAGTCGAGCGCGTTCTCGAACGCAAACTTTCTACCTTGTCGAACGAAGACTATACGATGGCCGGTGGTGTCGACGTGGTGGTCGAGGTTTTGAACAACGTCGACCGTTCGACAGAAAAGTCGATCATCGAGGCGCTCGAAGAAGAAGACCCAGAACTCGCAGAAGAGATCAAGAAGAAGATGTTCGTGTTCGAAGATATCGTGCTTCTCGACGACAAGGCGATTCAGAAAGTTCTGCGCGAGCTCGACAACCAGGATCTCGCAAAGGCCCTCAAGGCGGTCGATACCGAGGTGCAAGAGAAGATTTTCCGCAACATGTCAAAACGTGCTGCGGCGCTGCTCCGCGAAGATATGGAATTCATGGGCCCGATTCGCCTCAAAGACGTTGAAGAGGCGCAGCAGAAGATTGTGAATATCATTCGTAAGCTCGAAGAAGACGGCGAAATCGTGGTCGCGCGCGCCGGCGAAGACGAGTTGGTTACCTAA
- the fliH gene encoding flagellar assembly protein FliH — translation MSRLVFNNNEISKQNSAIVLELPDRYKKFQQLDELAEFELDAEGNIVEQYTGPSIEEIEAELQRYREETEQEIKIRQKEAEKDSQRITEEGKAEAFRLIQDAKEKARKEEESARLQSSQIIERAKLEVERMVKEAELRVQDINHEAYQKGYNAGREQGYKEGMGEVRRLIDRLGTILGNAIDVREQIIKESEKLMVEMILMIARKVIKDEIIERKEVVLNNIREGLARIKERDRIDIRVNFADLELTTAHKDEIVKMMESLRKVNIYEDSRVDRGGVIIETDVGAIDARISTQLKEIEQAIRDAKPM, via the coding sequence ATGTCACGTCTGGTATTCAACAACAACGAAATCTCGAAGCAGAACTCTGCTATCGTACTGGAACTGCCAGACCGTTACAAGAAGTTTCAACAGCTTGATGAGCTAGCGGAGTTCGAGCTCGATGCCGAAGGTAATATCGTTGAGCAATACACCGGCCCTTCAATCGAAGAGATCGAAGCCGAATTGCAGAGATACCGCGAAGAGACCGAACAAGAAATCAAGATTCGCCAGAAAGAGGCTGAAAAGGACTCGCAGCGCATTACCGAAGAAGGCAAAGCCGAAGCCTTTCGCCTGATACAAGATGCCAAAGAAAAAGCGCGTAAAGAAGAAGAGTCTGCGCGCCTGCAGTCAAGCCAGATTATCGAGCGTGCGAAGCTTGAAGTCGAGCGCATGGTCAAAGAGGCCGAGCTCAGAGTTCAGGATATCAACCACGAGGCGTACCAGAAGGGCTACAACGCCGGTCGCGAGCAGGGTTATAAAGAAGGTATGGGCGAAGTCCGTCGCCTCATCGACCGTCTCGGTACGATTCTTGGTAACGCCATCGACGTGCGCGAGCAGATCATCAAAGAATCAGAGAAGCTGATGGTTGAAATGATTCTGATGATTGCGCGCAAGGTCATTAAAGACGAAATCATCGAGCGTAAAGAGGTTGTGTTGAATAATATTCGCGAAGGTCTCGCGCGCATCAAAGAGCGCGACCGTATCGACATTCGTGTTAACTTCGCTGACCTTGAACTGACGACGGCGCACAAAGACGAAATTGTTAAAATGATGGAATCTCTGCGCAAGGTCAATATCTACGAAGATTCACGCGTCGACCGCGGCGGCGTGATCATCGAAACCGACGTCGGTGCAATCGACGCGCGTATATCGACGCAGCTGAAAGAGATCGAACAGGCAATCAGAGATGCAAAACCGATGTAA